From Oryzias melastigma strain HK-1 linkage group LG15, ASM292280v2, whole genome shotgun sequence, one genomic window encodes:
- the ubtd1a gene encoding ubiquitin domain-containing protein 1a isoform X2 — protein sequence MWQANCRRMHNLADWISGSVMGGCVGRSSVDGQGSAPGSMRGKKRGARNEPLKKERPKWKSEYPMTEGQLRSKRDEFWDTAPAFDGRKEIWDALRAAALAVECNDLELAQAIVDGACITLPHGSLTESYDELGNRYQLPAYTLAPPVNLITETSSECKASDCTQKQAQASPSREDFQLRVRLSTGKDVRLTASMADSIAELKKQLEEREDIEVTRQRWFFSGKLLTDKTRLQDAKIQKDFVVQVIVNINPSVITN from the exons ATGTGGCAAGCAAACTGTAGAAGGATGCACAATCTAGCAGACTGGATTTCTG GGTCCGTGATGGGAGGCTGCGTGGGGAGGAGCAGCGTGGATGGGCAGGGGAGCGCCCCAGGATCTATGAGAGGCAAAAAACGTGGAG cACGTAATGAGCCTCTCAAGAAGGAGCGTCCTAAATGGAAGAGTGAGTACCCCATGACAGAAGGACAGCTCAGGAGCAAGAGGGATGAGTTTTGGGATACAGCTCCAGCCTTTGACGGACGGAAAGAGATTTGGGATGCACTCAGAGCTGCTGCGCTGGCTGTGGAGTGCAATGACCTGGAGCTGGCACAGGCAATAGTGGATGGAGCCTGCATTACTCTGCCGCACG GTTCTCTCACAGAAAGCTACGATGAACTGGGCAACCGTTACCAGCTCCCGGCGTACACCTTAGCACCACCTGTTAATCTCATCACTGAGACATCCAGCGAATGCAAAGCGTCTGATtgcacacaaaaacaagctCAGGCCTCACCATCCAGAGAGGATTTCCAGCTCCGGGTGCGATTATCAACAG GAAAAGATGTGCGTCTCACAGCAAGCATGGCTGACTCTATTGCTGAACTGAAGAAGCAGCTGGAAGAACGGGAGGACATTGAAGTGACCCGTCAAAGGTGGTTCTTCTCCGGCAAGCTGCTCACTGACAAGACTCGACTCCAAGATGCAAAGATTCAGAAAGATTTCGTCGTCCAAGTAATTGTGAACATAAACCCATCTGTTATAACTaactaa
- the ubtd1a gene encoding ubiquitin domain-containing protein 1a isoform X1 codes for MLNDLYVGFDSLWMRLFCICCLAGSVMGGCVGRSSVDGQGSAPGSMRGKKRGARNEPLKKERPKWKSEYPMTEGQLRSKRDEFWDTAPAFDGRKEIWDALRAAALAVECNDLELAQAIVDGACITLPHGSLTESYDELGNRYQLPAYTLAPPVNLITETSSECKASDCTQKQAQASPSREDFQLRVRLSTGKDVRLTASMADSIAELKKQLEEREDIEVTRQRWFFSGKLLTDKTRLQDAKIQKDFVVQVIVNINPSVITN; via the exons ATGTTAAATGATTTATATGTCGGATTTGATTCACTCTGGATGCGATTGTTCTGCATCTGCTGCCTTGCAGGGTCCGTGATGGGAGGCTGCGTGGGGAGGAGCAGCGTGGATGGGCAGGGGAGCGCCCCAGGATCTATGAGAGGCAAAAAACGTGGAG cACGTAATGAGCCTCTCAAGAAGGAGCGTCCTAAATGGAAGAGTGAGTACCCCATGACAGAAGGACAGCTCAGGAGCAAGAGGGATGAGTTTTGGGATACAGCTCCAGCCTTTGACGGACGGAAAGAGATTTGGGATGCACTCAGAGCTGCTGCGCTGGCTGTGGAGTGCAATGACCTGGAGCTGGCACAGGCAATAGTGGATGGAGCCTGCATTACTCTGCCGCACG GTTCTCTCACAGAAAGCTACGATGAACTGGGCAACCGTTACCAGCTCCCGGCGTACACCTTAGCACCACCTGTTAATCTCATCACTGAGACATCCAGCGAATGCAAAGCGTCTGATtgcacacaaaaacaagctCAGGCCTCACCATCCAGAGAGGATTTCCAGCTCCGGGTGCGATTATCAACAG GAAAAGATGTGCGTCTCACAGCAAGCATGGCTGACTCTATTGCTGAACTGAAGAAGCAGCTGGAAGAACGGGAGGACATTGAAGTGACCCGTCAAAGGTGGTTCTTCTCCGGCAAGCTGCTCACTGACAAGACTCGACTCCAAGATGCAAAGATTCAGAAAGATTTCGTCGTCCAAGTAATTGTGAACATAAACCCATCTGTTATAACTaactaa
- the ubtd1a gene encoding ubiquitin domain-containing protein 1a isoform X3: MGVPNSREYHYYHAPSAPFKIIVKTRNEPLKKERPKWKSEYPMTEGQLRSKRDEFWDTAPAFDGRKEIWDALRAAALAVECNDLELAQAIVDGACITLPHGSLTESYDELGNRYQLPAYTLAPPVNLITETSSECKASDCTQKQAQASPSREDFQLRVRLSTGKDVRLTASMADSIAELKKQLEEREDIEVTRQRWFFSGKLLTDKTRLQDAKIQKDFVVQVIVNINPSVITN; the protein is encoded by the exons ATGGGAGTGCCTAACTCCAGGGAATACCATTACTACCACGCTCCAAGCGCACCTTTTAAGATCATAGTAAAAA cACGTAATGAGCCTCTCAAGAAGGAGCGTCCTAAATGGAAGAGTGAGTACCCCATGACAGAAGGACAGCTCAGGAGCAAGAGGGATGAGTTTTGGGATACAGCTCCAGCCTTTGACGGACGGAAAGAGATTTGGGATGCACTCAGAGCTGCTGCGCTGGCTGTGGAGTGCAATGACCTGGAGCTGGCACAGGCAATAGTGGATGGAGCCTGCATTACTCTGCCGCACG GTTCTCTCACAGAAAGCTACGATGAACTGGGCAACCGTTACCAGCTCCCGGCGTACACCTTAGCACCACCTGTTAATCTCATCACTGAGACATCCAGCGAATGCAAAGCGTCTGATtgcacacaaaaacaagctCAGGCCTCACCATCCAGAGAGGATTTCCAGCTCCGGGTGCGATTATCAACAG GAAAAGATGTGCGTCTCACAGCAAGCATGGCTGACTCTATTGCTGAACTGAAGAAGCAGCTGGAAGAACGGGAGGACATTGAAGTGACCCGTCAAAGGTGGTTCTTCTCCGGCAAGCTGCTCACTGACAAGACTCGACTCCAAGATGCAAAGATTCAGAAAGATTTCGTCGTCCAAGTAATTGTGAACATAAACCCATCTGTTATAACTaactaa